One stretch of Actinacidiphila sp. DG2A-62 DNA includes these proteins:
- a CDS encoding DUF6907 domain-containing protein, which yields MKITQAAETTEQQTVRAPAARAVPEGAAAPGALAASEGCAEGEALSASTVTPASGAIVPPGRQWTLTTVGGHVTSGYLPGWAEEDPSASSVPLDRLAVRLDDICHRAPFEGQTLRLAPGGYGLGEETPVFAGHIECRPDPDEGRPALPVAHVHLIHDVWAPALDPVALADFAATLRAQADRLEHEVLPRLVAYREDWTEHHALS from the coding sequence GTGAAGATCACACAGGCCGCAGAGACCACGGAGCAGCAGACCGTACGTGCTCCGGCTGCCCGTGCCGTGCCCGAGGGGGCTGCGGCCCCGGGGGCACTTGCCGCGAGCGAGGGCTGCGCCGAAGGGGAGGCGCTGAGCGCGTCGACCGTGACCCCCGCGTCCGGCGCGATCGTGCCGCCGGGCCGGCAGTGGACGCTGACCACGGTCGGCGGCCATGTCACCAGCGGCTACCTGCCCGGTTGGGCCGAGGAGGACCCGAGCGCGAGCAGCGTCCCGCTCGACCGGCTCGCCGTCCGCCTGGACGACATCTGCCACCGCGCGCCCTTCGAGGGCCAGACCCTCCGCCTGGCGCCCGGCGGCTACGGTCTGGGGGAGGAGACGCCCGTCTTCGCCGGCCACATCGAGTGCCGCCCCGACCCCGACGAGGGCCGCCCCGCGCTCCCCGTCGCCCACGTCCACCTGATCCACGACGTGTGGGCGCCGGCCCTCGACCCGGTTGCCCTGGCCGACTTCGCCGCGACCCTCCGCGCCCAGGCCGACCGCCTCGAACACGAGGTCCTGCCCCGCCTGGTCGCGTACCGCGAGGACTGGACGGAGCACCACGCGCTGAGCTGA
- a CDS encoding GntR family transcriptional regulator → MPDQPPYLRIADVLRERIANREWAPGDRLPSRAELAQQYGVGDNVIRRAQELLISLGTLEGRAGSGTYVAAPRERLRIVRSIYREQTGGSPFSADMAALGKRGTWESRTDAKVPAPADIAARLGIAEGDLTVRTAYEFLADGKPVQLSTSWEPYALTAGTLIVLPEGGPHAGLGVVRRMAEIGITVTRAVEQPSPRAVTAEEATLLGVQKSTLATHIVRTYYAEDGRPVETADIVVPAPTCDIVYEVPVTP, encoded by the coding sequence ATGCCTGATCAGCCGCCGTATCTCCGCATCGCCGACGTGCTCCGCGAGCGCATCGCGAACCGGGAGTGGGCGCCCGGCGACCGCCTCCCGTCACGCGCCGAGCTGGCGCAGCAGTACGGGGTCGGCGACAACGTGATCCGGCGCGCGCAGGAGCTGCTCATCTCGCTCGGCACGCTGGAGGGGCGGGCGGGCTCGGGTACGTACGTGGCCGCGCCACGAGAGCGTCTGCGGATCGTGCGGTCCATCTACCGCGAGCAGACCGGGGGTTCGCCGTTCTCCGCGGACATGGCGGCGCTCGGCAAGCGGGGTACGTGGGAGAGCCGGACCGACGCGAAGGTCCCGGCCCCGGCCGACATCGCGGCCCGACTCGGCATTGCCGAGGGCGACTTGACCGTCCGAACGGCCTACGAGTTCCTCGCGGACGGCAAACCCGTCCAGCTCTCGACCAGTTGGGAGCCCTACGCCCTCACGGCCGGCACCTTGATCGTCCTCCCCGAGGGCGGCCCCCACGCCGGCCTCGGCGTCGTCCGCCGCATGGCCGAGATCGGCATCACCGTCACCCGCGCGGTCGAGCAGCCCTCACCCCGCGCGGTGACCGCCGAGGAAGCCACCCTCCTGGGCGTCCAGAAGTCCACGCTGGCGACGCACATCGTGCGCACCTACTACGCGGAGGACGGCCGCCCGGTCGAGACGGCGGACATCGTGGTCCCCGCGCCGACCTGCGACATCGTCTACGAGGTCCCGGTCACGCCGTAG
- a CDS encoding DUF5926 family protein: MAKKRATAVRSKGRQAGSGDGRGNGSSPADGAVPVVGAREPCPCGSGRRYKACHGREAAHAVTELVRRPFEGLPGECDWIALRELVPAATVDLTLKGGLPEGVPAVTLGTVLPMAWPALRRDTGVVLLGLQNDAASGDISRDLADTLSRALTAEPGKPVESRRPAPDGPRLQDLLDLDAAFEPVVHSGFEFWLEEADAATGDVAASLERANQAAIPTVRLSGVDAAYWCETPEKNHLRWVMPHPEEELLDALARLHAAGASSLGEGTRLVGSFRAHGLLVPVWDLPVGMPADEVEKPAAAFGERLAETLGRGEPLTAEERRARSGLMNRQITLS; encoded by the coding sequence ATGGCCAAGAAGCGCGCGACCGCCGTCAGGAGCAAGGGCCGGCAGGCCGGGAGCGGGGACGGACGCGGGAACGGGAGCAGTCCGGCCGACGGCGCCGTGCCGGTGGTCGGCGCCCGCGAGCCCTGCCCGTGCGGGTCGGGCCGCCGCTACAAGGCGTGCCACGGCCGGGAGGCGGCGCACGCGGTGACCGAGCTGGTCCGCCGGCCGTTCGAGGGCCTGCCCGGCGAGTGCGACTGGATCGCGCTGCGCGAGCTGGTCCCCGCGGCCACGGTCGACCTGACGCTGAAGGGCGGGCTGCCCGAGGGCGTGCCCGCGGTGACGCTCGGGACCGTGCTGCCGATGGCCTGGCCGGCGCTGCGCCGCGACACCGGCGTGGTGCTGCTGGGCCTGCAGAACGACGCGGCCTCCGGCGACATCAGCCGGGACCTCGCCGACACGCTGTCGCGCGCGCTGACCGCCGAGCCGGGCAAGCCGGTGGAGAGCCGCCGCCCGGCTCCGGACGGCCCGCGGCTGCAGGACCTGCTGGACCTCGACGCGGCGTTCGAGCCGGTCGTGCACTCGGGGTTCGAGTTCTGGCTGGAGGAGGCGGACGCCGCCACCGGCGACGTGGCCGCGTCCCTGGAGCGGGCCAACCAGGCGGCGATCCCGACCGTCCGGCTGTCCGGCGTGGACGCCGCGTACTGGTGCGAGACCCCGGAGAAGAACCACCTGCGCTGGGTCATGCCGCACCCGGAGGAGGAACTGCTCGACGCGCTCGCCCGGCTGCACGCGGCCGGCGCGTCCTCGCTCGGCGAGGGCACCCGGCTGGTGGGGTCGTTCCGCGCGCACGGCCTGCTGGTGCCGGTGTGGGACCTGCCGGTCGGGATGCCGGCCGACGAGGTCGAGAAGCCGGCGGCGGCGTTCGGCGAGCGGCTGGCCGAGACGCTCGGGCGCGGTGAGCCGCTGACGGCGGAGGAGCGCAGGGCCCGCAGCGGACTCATGAACCGCCAGATCACCCTCAGCTGA
- a CDS encoding S1C family serine protease, with product MLPTQSAPAAPATPSAPPAPPAPAAPPAAGSPLQAPPPVGPPSPYGPPPAALSGGVAGGTSEPEPVPAGVGAATAGGQAGAQPVAQSGTQPGAASSAYDRHDPYGRPGGHDPYDRPHEGYGRTPVPHDAPPPVGFASEQPPPHQPHQPPAHQPQQPYEPPQPHAAPTQAGQAGQPQPSQHSQQPSHEGGSGHGTSDPYAVPTTPAYAAGGPVYDAPPAQPGAGGPGGPGGPVWGAPVPTPPEGKRRRVGGLIAAVVVAALVAGGVGGGIGYGIANNDNDNGSTTVSAPADTKALNRAPTSVAGIANKALPSVVTIKASGSQESGTGTGFVFDTQGHILTNNHVVAPAANGGKLTVTFSNGTTYDASVVGRAQGYDVAVVKLKNASSAKLTPLPLGNSDQTQVGDATIAIGAPYGLSGTVTTGIVSAMHRPVASSDEQGSSASYMSAIQTDASINPGNSGGPLLNAQGAVIGINSAIQPGGTSQPGEQGGSVGLGFAIPINQARRVADQLIKTGVPVYPVIGVSLNTQYQGEGAQIASGSDAVTAGGPGAKAGLKAGDVITKFDDQIIDSGQTLIGEIWQHQPGDKATITYTRDGSSHTTTVTLGSRTGDSN from the coding sequence GTGCTGCCGACGCAGTCCGCGCCCGCTGCTCCCGCGACGCCGTCCGCGCCTCCGGCCCCGCCCGCCCCCGCCGCTCCCCCGGCCGCCGGATCGCCGCTCCAGGCGCCGCCGCCGGTGGGCCCGCCGTCGCCGTACGGCCCGCCGCCCGCCGCGCTGTCCGGCGGCGTCGCCGGCGGCACCTCCGAGCCGGAGCCGGTGCCCGCGGGCGTCGGCGCGGCCACCGCGGGCGGTCAGGCGGGCGCTCAGCCGGTTGCTCAGTCGGGGACTCAGCCGGGCGCCGCCTCGTCCGCGTACGACCGCCACGACCCGTACGGCCGGCCGGGCGGCCACGACCCGTACGACCGTCCGCACGAGGGCTACGGCAGGACGCCGGTGCCGCACGACGCGCCGCCGCCGGTCGGCTTCGCCTCGGAGCAGCCGCCGCCGCACCAGCCGCACCAGCCGCCGGCCCACCAGCCGCAGCAGCCCTACGAGCCGCCGCAGCCCCACGCGGCGCCCACCCAGGCCGGGCAGGCCGGGCAGCCCCAGCCGTCCCAGCACTCCCAGCAGCCCTCGCACGAGGGGGGCTCGGGGCACGGGACCTCCGACCCGTACGCCGTGCCGACCACCCCGGCGTACGCGGCGGGCGGCCCGGTCTACGACGCCCCGCCCGCCCAGCCCGGCGCCGGGGGTCCCGGCGGGCCCGGCGGACCGGTGTGGGGCGCGCCGGTGCCGACGCCCCCGGAGGGCAAGCGGCGGCGCGTCGGCGGCCTGATCGCCGCGGTCGTGGTGGCCGCGCTGGTCGCGGGCGGCGTCGGCGGCGGCATCGGCTACGGGATCGCGAACAACGACAACGACAACGGCTCGACGACCGTCTCCGCGCCGGCCGACACCAAGGCACTCAACCGCGCCCCCACGTCGGTCGCGGGCATCGCCAACAAGGCGCTGCCGAGCGTCGTGACCATCAAGGCGAGCGGCAGCCAGGAGAGCGGCACCGGCACCGGGTTCGTCTTCGACACCCAGGGCCACATCCTGACCAACAACCACGTGGTCGCCCCGGCGGCGAACGGCGGCAAGCTCACCGTCACGTTCTCCAACGGCACCACCTACGACGCCTCGGTCGTCGGCCGCGCCCAGGGCTACGACGTGGCCGTGGTGAAGCTGAAGAACGCGTCGAGCGCGAAGCTCACGCCGCTGCCGCTGGGCAACTCCGACCAGACGCAGGTGGGCGACGCCACGATCGCGATCGGCGCGCCGTACGGCCTGTCCGGCACGGTCACCACCGGCATCGTGAGCGCGATGCACCGCCCGGTCGCGTCCAGCGACGAGCAGGGCAGCAGCGCGTCGTACATGAGCGCGATCCAGACCGACGCGTCGATCAACCCGGGCAACTCCGGCGGCCCGCTGCTGAACGCGCAGGGCGCGGTGATCGGCATCAACTCCGCGATCCAGCCCGGCGGCACCAGCCAGCCCGGTGAGCAGGGCGGCAGCGTGGGCCTCGGCTTCGCGATCCCGATCAACCAGGCCCGCCGGGTGGCCGACCAGCTGATCAAGACCGGCGTGCCGGTCTACCCGGTGATCGGCGTCAGCCTGAACACGCAGTACCAGGGCGAGGGCGCGCAGATCGCGAGCGGTTCCGACGCGGTCACCGCGGGCGGCCCCGGCGCCAAGGCGGGCCTGAAGGCCGGGGACGTGATCACCAAGTTCGACGACCAGATCATCGACAGCGGCCAGACCCTGATCGGGGAGATCTGGCAGCACCAGCCCGGCGACAAGGCGACCATCACCTACACCCGCGACGGCTCCTCCCACACCACGACCGTCACCCTCGGCAGCCGCACCGGCGACTCCAACTGA
- a CDS encoding bifunctional DNA primase/polymerase produces the protein MREILGRRRKISGRRKARTAVRDAALAYAGQWNWRVVPGVGFDPRRIGRRPLSVRGGLSALSGQSARQPGGPAREQPPACACPRPNCPVPGGHPLDPGLLAATRDPRMVGWWWSRTPDAPIVLATGDGVSAASLPAVAGERALSVIEHLGIRLGPVIATPTRYVFLVAPYSLDELGELLDSQEWVPTSLRYHGDGGYVPLPPSGPAGGAEDAPGAPGEPYWVREPMPSGDGAGGAADGEDTEGAGGAVVRAGGVDEDGLLWLPRIGTLVDALVRAGRTAPDIDRLRY, from the coding sequence ATGCGCGAGATCCTCGGAAGGCGACGCAAGATCTCAGGCCGGCGGAAGGCGCGTACCGCGGTGCGGGATGCCGCGCTGGCGTACGCCGGTCAGTGGAATTGGCGCGTGGTGCCGGGCGTCGGGTTCGACCCCCGTCGCATCGGCCGGCGCCCGTTGTCCGTGCGCGGCGGGCTCTCGGCGCTCTCCGGGCAGTCCGCGCGGCAGCCCGGCGGGCCGGCCCGCGAACAGCCGCCGGCGTGCGCGTGTCCGCGTCCCAACTGCCCGGTGCCGGGCGGCCATCCGCTCGATCCGGGCCTGCTCGCCGCGACCCGCGACCCGCGGATGGTCGGCTGGTGGTGGTCCCGTACGCCCGACGCGCCGATCGTGCTGGCCACCGGCGACGGCGTGTCCGCGGCCAGCCTGCCGGCGGTGGCGGGCGAGCGCGCCCTGTCGGTGATCGAGCACCTCGGCATCCGGCTCGGCCCGGTCATCGCCACGCCGACCCGGTACGTCTTCCTGGTCGCGCCCTACTCCCTGGACGAACTCGGCGAACTCCTCGACAGCCAGGAGTGGGTGCCCACCTCGCTGCGCTACCACGGCGACGGGGGCTATGTGCCGCTGCCGCCCTCCGGTCCGGCCGGCGGCGCGGAGGACGCGCCGGGAGCGCCGGGCGAGCCGTACTGGGTGCGCGAGCCGATGCCCTCGGGGGACGGCGCGGGCGGCGCGGCCGACGGGGAGGACACCGAGGGCGCCGGCGGCGCGGTGGTCCGCGCGGGCGGCGTCGACGAGGACGGACTGCTGTGGCTGCCGCGGATCGGCACGCTCGTCGACGCGCTGGTCCGGGCCGGCCGCACCGCGCCGGACATCGACCGGCTGCGTTACTGA
- a CDS encoding ATP-binding protein: MSLMVAQEVPTSTTMALPHGPTGVADARRRLRADLDAHEVPDTVVDDAVLILSELLSNSCRHARPLAAADVELRGRTGRVGAQAPAGRFGVREDGDGGGDEEAGPGIRAAWSVEADGLLVLEVTDGGGPTRPRPASPSLTAHGGRGLGIVASLALRWGVRDAPGQVTVWAVLAVRGRHARRDEPLGAGGGMGLPRGIPLDLPLDLAESLEDLA; encoded by the coding sequence GTGTCGTTGATGGTCGCGCAAGAAGTGCCGACGTCCACGACCATGGCCCTGCCCCATGGTCCGACGGGTGTCGCGGACGCACGGCGCCGGCTGCGTGCGGATCTGGACGCGCACGAGGTGCCGGACACCGTCGTCGACGACGCGGTCCTCATCCTCTCCGAGCTGCTCAGCAACTCGTGCCGGCATGCCAGGCCCCTGGCGGCGGCCGATGTTGAGCTCCGCGGGCGGACGGGTCGGGTGGGCGCTCAGGCGCCCGCCGGTCGTTTCGGCGTCCGCGAGGACGGCGACGGCGGCGGTGACGAGGAGGCGGGCCCCGGCATACGCGCCGCGTGGTCGGTCGAGGCGGACGGGCTGCTGGTCCTGGAGGTCACCGACGGCGGCGGGCCCACCCGGCCGCGCCCGGCCAGTCCCTCCCTGACCGCGCACGGCGGCCGGGGGCTGGGGATCGTCGCGAGCCTCGCGCTGCGCTGGGGCGTGCGGGACGCGCCCGGCCAGGTCACGGTCTGGGCGGTGCTCGCGGTCCGCGGCCGGCACGCCCGGCGCGATGAACCGCTCGGCGCCGGCGGCGGCATGGGGCTGCCCCGCGGCATCCCCCTCGACCTGCCGCTCGACCTCGCCGAGTCGCTGGAGGACCTCGCCTGA
- a CDS encoding PP2C family protein-serine/threonine phosphatase produces the protein MAPAVQDRLASWVCDLSLLHELTERLGRTSVLDDVLHEVLQAGATLVGAHRGAITLAPADGLGPDLTVGLGLRHHDLGALETVRYDTGGTGAGGTEAGRVRAGETGAGETGVGGAGAAGTGAGETGAGGAEDAACESVHRDLLHDAALGARHREVAAQLGIGAAYALRLASETDGRLGTAVWFYDEPAEPAEARRRLVGLYLRHAAEHLARCLGLARAERAAAALTAELLPARLPRVPGVRMAVRHATGPRGGGDWFDALPLPEGALGLAVGGVTGAGPGAVAAMGRLRASLRAYAVMEGEDPVAVLSDLELLLRLTEPARAATALFAYTSAPVPAGGGGGPSGGAVVGAGGSAGGDHGRRVTLAGAGHCPPLLVGDRRCEYVETSLSAPLNMLSCWEAPSVELIARPGESLLLYTDGLLHRTGESTDRAFARLHAAAQGAPRAVREDPERLADHVVDAVLPDGLDATDGAEDLVLLVARFD, from the coding sequence ATCGCGCCGGCCGTGCAGGACCGGCTCGCCTCCTGGGTCTGCGACCTGTCGCTGCTGCACGAGCTGACCGAGCGGCTGGGCCGTACCTCCGTCCTCGACGACGTGCTGCACGAGGTGCTGCAGGCCGGCGCGACGCTGGTCGGCGCGCACCGCGGCGCGATCACGCTCGCCCCGGCCGACGGCCTCGGCCCCGACCTGACCGTCGGCCTCGGTCTGCGCCACCACGACCTCGGCGCGCTGGAGACCGTCCGCTACGACACGGGCGGGACCGGCGCGGGCGGGACCGAAGCGGGCCGGGTCCGAGCGGGCGAGACGGGTGCGGGCGAGACGGGCGTAGGCGGGGCGGGTGCGGCCGGGACGGGCGCGGGCGAGACGGGCGCGGGCGGAGCCGAGGACGCGGCTTGCGAGTCCGTGCACCGCGACCTGCTCCACGACGCCGCGCTCGGCGCCCGGCACCGCGAGGTCGCCGCGCAGCTCGGCATCGGCGCGGCCTACGCGCTGCGGCTCGCCTCGGAGACCGACGGCCGGCTCGGCACCGCGGTGTGGTTCTACGACGAGCCGGCCGAGCCCGCCGAGGCCCGGCGCCGGCTGGTCGGGCTCTATCTGCGGCACGCCGCCGAGCACCTGGCCCGCTGTCTGGGCCTGGCCCGCGCCGAGCGCGCCGCCGCGGCCCTCACCGCCGAGCTGCTGCCGGCCCGGCTGCCGCGGGTGCCCGGCGTGCGGATGGCGGTGCGGCACGCGACGGGACCGCGGGGCGGCGGCGACTGGTTCGACGCGCTGCCGCTGCCCGAGGGCGCGCTCGGCCTCGCGGTCGGCGGGGTCACCGGCGCGGGGCCGGGCGCGGTGGCCGCGATGGGCCGGCTGCGCGCGTCGCTGCGGGCGTACGCGGTGATGGAGGGCGAGGACCCGGTCGCGGTGCTCTCCGACCTGGAGCTGCTGTTGCGGCTCACCGAGCCGGCCCGCGCGGCCACGGCGCTCTTCGCGTACACCTCGGCCCCCGTGCCGGCCGGCGGAGGCGGCGGCCCGAGCGGCGGGGCGGTCGTCGGCGCGGGCGGGAGCGCGGGCGGCGACCACGGCCGGAGGGTGACGCTCGCCGGGGCCGGCCACTGCCCGCCGCTGCTGGTCGGCGACCGGCGCTGCGAGTACGTCGAGACGTCGCTGTCCGCGCCGCTGAACATGCTGAGCTGCTGGGAGGCGCCCAGCGTGGAGCTGATCGCGCGCCCCGGCGAGAGCCTGCTGCTCTACACCGACGGGCTGCTGCACCGTACCGGGGAGTCCACCGACCGCGCGTTCGCACGGCTGCACGCGGCGGCCCAGGGAGCGCCGCGCGCGGTCCGCGAGGACCCGGAGCGGCTGGCCGACCACGTGGTCGACGCGGTGCTGCCGGACGGCCTCGACGCGACGGACGGCGCGGAGGACCTGGTGCTGCTGGTGGCGCGCTTCGACTGA
- a CDS encoding ATP-binding protein, with amino-acid sequence MPRARRHLRRELEAWGLAELADVAELVLCELFTNAVRHARGPRDRRIATRYQRVPGGVRVEVHDACATWPALKQTEGNEESGRGLALVDALTGARWGVSERDGIGKLVWAVVAAETTPESKEEKEQ; translated from the coding sequence GTGCCGCGTGCCCGACGCCACTTGCGGCGCGAGTTGGAGGCATGGGGCCTGGCCGAACTCGCGGACGTCGCGGAGCTGGTGCTGTGCGAGCTGTTCACCAACGCCGTACGGCACGCCCGCGGTCCGCGCGACCGCCGTATCGCGACGCGCTACCAGCGGGTGCCCGGCGGCGTGCGCGTCGAGGTGCACGACGCGTGCGCGACCTGGCCTGCGCTGAAGCAGACCGAGGGCAACGAGGAGTCCGGACGCGGGCTCGCTCTGGTCGACGCGCTGACCGGCGCGCGCTGGGGCGTCAGCGAACGCGACGGCATCGGAAAGCTGGTGTGGGCGGTCGTTGCCGCGGAAACCACGCCGGAATCGAAGGAGGAGAAGGAACAGTGA
- a CDS encoding FkbM family methyltransferase, whose translation MSGPTREVLVTLGRRYVRSAPGTYGKARLADRWLNPHLRDQPRRRVTETAVGARFAVDTQDLIQRYLYLFGVWEPRMTQWLRNRLASGDTFVDVGANIGYFSVLASQLVGPRGRVAAIEASEAFTARLVQNARLNRCRNIRTVHTAVSDRQQTLTFILASSANMGANSIVPYDGPAESTFDIEAYPLPEILDADEITTARVIKVDVEGAEGSVVRGMAPMLGRLRPDAEITVEVTPERMGQLGDDVEELLDTMRGAGFHVYRLANEYAAASYPTALRGASAVPVRWRGPVTGESDLIFSRVDAETLP comes from the coding sequence ATGAGCGGCCCGACGAGAGAAGTCCTGGTCACCCTCGGGCGGCGGTACGTACGCAGCGCGCCGGGCACGTACGGCAAGGCGCGGCTCGCCGACCGCTGGCTGAACCCGCACCTGCGCGACCAGCCGCGCCGCAGGGTGACCGAGACCGCGGTCGGCGCGCGGTTCGCCGTCGACACACAAGACCTCATCCAGCGGTACCTGTACCTGTTCGGGGTGTGGGAGCCGCGGATGACGCAGTGGCTACGGAACCGGCTCGCGTCCGGCGACACCTTCGTCGATGTCGGCGCGAACATCGGGTACTTCAGCGTGCTGGCGTCCCAACTCGTCGGCCCGCGCGGGCGGGTGGCCGCGATCGAGGCATCCGAGGCGTTCACCGCGCGGCTCGTGCAGAACGCGCGCCTCAACCGCTGCCGCAACATCCGCACTGTGCACACCGCGGTCTCCGACCGGCAGCAGACGCTCACGTTCATACTGGCCAGCTCCGCGAACATGGGCGCGAACAGCATCGTCCCCTACGACGGGCCGGCCGAGTCGACGTTCGACATCGAGGCGTACCCGCTGCCCGAGATCCTCGATGCGGACGAGATCACAACGGCGCGCGTCATCAAGGTCGACGTCGAGGGCGCCGAGGGCAGCGTCGTCCGCGGCATGGCCCCGATGCTCGGCCGGCTCCGCCCCGACGCCGAGATCACTGTCGAGGTCACCCCCGAGCGCATGGGCCAACTGGGCGACGACGTCGAAGAGTTGCTCGACACCATGCGCGGCGCCGGCTTCCACGTCTACCGCCTGGCCAACGAGTACGCCGCCGCGTCGTACCCGACTGCCCTGCGCGGGGCGTCCGCTGTGCCCGTACGCTGGCGCGGCCCGGTGACCGGCGAGAGCGATCTGATCTTCTCGCGGGTGGACGCCGAGACCTTGCCCTGA
- a CDS encoding GntR family transcriptional regulator → MSARHQQVADDLRRRIVSGALTTGERLPSERQLSAHYRVSTPTLRDALGVLQAEGLVEKVQGRGNFVREPAPRLTYPGRHPGAAEVADLHVVSSFSEVAAAGEVAARLGVPPDTTVTRYVCLAHRGDTPHSLTHLYVPHAAHELEPPSVPLSPWGDDLLEQFADRAAGPAARATHQVTARFPTDAEAQSLRIAVRTPVLAIERRVVAERSEPDTQEARVLAYALVVLPGDRARIAFATRHPDPDHHCEPDQKGAAR, encoded by the coding sequence GTGAGCGCCCGGCATCAACAGGTGGCCGACGATCTCCGGCGGCGTATCGTCTCGGGCGCGCTGACCACGGGGGAGCGGCTGCCGTCCGAACGGCAGCTGTCCGCGCACTATCGGGTCAGCACGCCGACGCTTCGTGACGCGCTTGGCGTCCTCCAGGCGGAGGGGCTGGTCGAAAAGGTCCAGGGTCGCGGCAACTTCGTCCGCGAACCCGCTCCCCGGCTCACGTACCCGGGCCGCCACCCGGGCGCCGCTGAAGTCGCCGACCTGCACGTCGTGTCCAGCTTCAGCGAGGTCGCGGCAGCCGGCGAGGTGGCCGCGCGACTCGGCGTACCGCCCGACACCACGGTCACGCGGTACGTCTGCCTCGCCCACCGTGGCGACACTCCGCACAGCCTCACGCACCTGTACGTACCGCACGCGGCACATGAGTTGGAGCCCCCATCCGTCCCGCTCTCCCCGTGGGGCGACGACCTCCTCGAACAGTTCGCCGACCGGGCCGCCGGGCCTGCGGCACGTGCAACGCACCAGGTCACCGCACGGTTTCCCACCGACGCGGAAGCACAGTCGCTGCGCATCGCCGTACGTACGCCGGTCCTTGCGATCGAGCGCCGAGTCGTCGCCGAGCGGTCCGAGCCCGACACGCAGGAGGCGCGCGTTCTCGCGTACGCCCTCGTCGTCCTGCCCGGAGACCGCGCTCGCATCGCCTTCGCCACCCGACACCCCGACCCCGACCACCACTGCGAACCGGACCAGAAAGGCGCGGCGCGATGA